One stretch of Streptomyces sp. NBC_00443 DNA includes these proteins:
- a CDS encoding dihydrodipicolinate synthase family protein, producing MTIRLPDFKGGLRAYEPRPEPLVVTPGTPFTSRTVFSAAHVVADPYADVSPDSPAAVDWDATLAFRRHLWSHGLGVAEAMDTAQRGMGLDWAGAAELIRRSAAEARAVGGRIACGVGTDQITAGTLQEVRAAYEEQLAVVEESGAQAILMASRALAAAAKGPEDYLEVYGQLLRQSAEPVILHWLGPMFDPALEGYWGSSDLDAATGTFLEVISAHPDKVDGIKVSLLDAQREIDLRRRLPQGVRCYTGDDFNYPELIAGDGQGFSHALLGIFDPLGPLAAQAVRVLDTGDVEGFRDLLDPTVELSRHLFQTPTRFYKTGVVFLAWLAGHQSHFTMVGGLQSARSLPHFARAYELADGLGLFPDPKLAEERMRTLLSLYGVNQ from the coding sequence GTGACCATCCGACTGCCCGACTTCAAGGGCGGGTTGAGGGCGTACGAGCCCCGCCCGGAACCCCTGGTGGTGACCCCCGGCACCCCCTTCACCTCCCGTACGGTCTTCTCCGCGGCGCACGTCGTCGCCGACCCGTACGCCGACGTGTCGCCCGACTCGCCCGCCGCCGTCGACTGGGACGCCACCCTCGCCTTCCGCCGCCACCTGTGGTCGCACGGGCTCGGCGTCGCCGAGGCCATGGACACCGCACAGCGCGGGATGGGCCTGGACTGGGCGGGCGCGGCCGAGCTGATCCGCCGGTCGGCCGCGGAGGCCCGTGCCGTGGGCGGCCGTATCGCCTGCGGTGTGGGCACCGACCAGATCACCGCGGGGACTCTCCAGGAGGTCCGGGCGGCGTACGAGGAGCAGCTCGCGGTCGTGGAGGAGTCGGGCGCGCAGGCGATCCTGATGGCCTCGCGCGCGCTGGCCGCCGCGGCGAAGGGCCCGGAGGACTATCTGGAGGTCTACGGCCAACTGCTCCGGCAGTCCGCCGAGCCGGTGATCCTGCACTGGCTGGGCCCGATGTTCGACCCGGCCCTGGAGGGCTACTGGGGCTCGTCCGACCTGGACGCGGCCACCGGCACCTTCCTGGAGGTGATCTCGGCTCACCCCGACAAGGTCGACGGCATCAAGGTCTCCCTGCTGGACGCCCAGCGCGAGATCGACCTGCGCCGCCGCCTCCCGCAGGGCGTCCGCTGCTACACCGGCGACGACTTCAACTACCCCGAGCTGATCGCGGGCGACGGGCAGGGCTTCAGCCACGCCCTGCTCGGCATCTTCGACCCGCTGGGACCGCTGGCGGCCCAGGCGGTCCGGGTCCTGGACACGGGCGACGTCGAGGGCTTCCGCGACCTCCTCGACCCCACGGTCGAGCTGTCCCGCCACCTCTTCCAGACGCCTACCCGCTTCTACAAGACGGGCGTGGTCTTCCTGGCCTGGCTGGCCGGCCACCAGTCCCACTTCACCATGGTCGGCGGCCTCCAGTCGGCCCGCTCCCTGCCGCACTTCGCCCGCGCCTACGAACTCGCCGACGGACTGGGCCTGTTCCCAGACCCGAAGCTCGCGGAGGAACGGATGAGGACCCTGCTGTCCCTGTACGGGGTGAACCAGTGA
- a CDS encoding GvpL/GvpF family gas vesicle protein, with translation MTGQQLSYAYAVIRSPGAAAQATHEQLADLRGVAGAPVTLVRSGALAAAVSEVPGEEFSESALKSRLEDLDWLESTARAHHLVIETLAARVTVLPLRLATVYLDESRVERMLSERQQPFAELLDRFDAHVEWGVKVYAEVPPASEPATPSAAPGSSTADGAPGRAYLRTRRQHRQAHEDTRRAAEEAVRRTEERARGLAVERSRHRPQQGTLADARGENLANDAYLVPRDLAAEFRERMLHAADDLPGVRVEVTGPWAPYSFATPAEGARQR, from the coding sequence ATGACCGGGCAGCAGCTGAGCTACGCGTACGCCGTGATCCGCTCGCCGGGCGCGGCGGCCCAGGCAACGCACGAGCAACTGGCCGACCTCCGCGGGGTGGCGGGCGCCCCCGTCACCCTGGTCCGTTCAGGCGCGCTGGCAGCCGCGGTCAGCGAGGTGCCCGGGGAGGAGTTCTCCGAGTCGGCCCTGAAGTCGCGCCTGGAGGACCTCGACTGGCTGGAGTCGACGGCCCGCGCCCACCACCTCGTCATCGAGACGCTGGCCGCCCGAGTGACCGTCCTCCCCCTGCGGCTGGCCACGGTGTATCTCGACGAGAGCCGGGTCGAGCGGATGCTGAGCGAGCGTCAGCAGCCCTTCGCCGAACTGCTCGACCGGTTCGACGCCCACGTGGAGTGGGGCGTGAAGGTGTACGCCGAGGTCCCGCCCGCCTCCGAGCCGGCGACCCCGTCCGCGGCACCGGGCTCGTCCACCGCCGACGGGGCGCCCGGGCGCGCATATCTGCGCACCCGCAGACAGCACCGCCAGGCGCACGAGGACACCCGGCGCGCCGCGGAGGAGGCCGTGCGCCGCACGGAGGAACGGGCGCGCGGTCTCGCGGTGGAGCGCTCCCGGCACCGCCCCCAGCAGGGCACCCTGGCCGACGCCCGCGGCGAGAACCTGGCCAACGACGCCTACCTCGTACCGCGCGACCTGGCCGCGGAGTTCCGCGAGCGGATGCTGCACGCCGCGGACGACCTGCCCGGCGTACGGGTGGAGGTCACCGGCCCCTGGGCGCCGTACTCCTTCGCGACTCCCGCCGAAGGGGCGCGACAACGGTGA
- a CDS encoding Gfo/Idh/MocA family protein, producing MTRKTVRIAMNGVTGRMGYRQHLVRSILAIREQGGLDLGDGTVLWPEPILVGRREYALKALAEQHGLGAENVSTDVDAVLADPSVEIYFDAQVTSAREEAIRKAIAAGKHIYTEKPTATGLEGALELARLAGEAGIKHGVVQDKLFLPGLLKLKRLIDGGFFGRILSVRGEFGYWVFEGDWQAAQRPSWNYRAEDGGGIVVDMFPHWEYVLHELFGRVKSVQAIATTHIPQRWDENDKPYDATADDAAYGIFELDGGAIAQINSSWAVRVNRDELVEFQVDGTEGSAVAGLRNCRVQHRSLTPKPVWNPDIPATYSFRDQWQEVPDNTEFDNGFKAQWELFLRHVYADAPYHWDLLAGARGVQLAELGLKSSAEGRRLDVPEIQP from the coding sequence GTGACACGCAAGACGGTGCGTATCGCCATGAACGGTGTGACAGGGCGCATGGGCTACCGCCAGCACCTGGTCCGCTCCATCCTGGCCATCCGTGAGCAGGGCGGTCTCGACCTCGGCGACGGCACCGTGCTGTGGCCGGAGCCGATCCTGGTCGGCCGCCGCGAGTACGCCCTGAAGGCGCTCGCCGAGCAGCACGGCCTGGGCGCGGAGAACGTCTCGACGGACGTGGACGCGGTGCTCGCCGACCCCTCCGTCGAGATCTACTTCGACGCCCAGGTCACCTCGGCCCGTGAGGAGGCGATCAGGAAGGCGATCGCCGCCGGCAAGCACATCTACACCGAGAAGCCGACCGCCACCGGCCTGGAGGGTGCCCTGGAACTGGCCCGTCTCGCGGGCGAGGCGGGCATCAAGCACGGCGTCGTCCAGGACAAGCTCTTCCTCCCGGGCCTGCTGAAGCTCAAGCGCCTCATCGACGGCGGCTTCTTCGGACGGATCCTCTCCGTCCGCGGCGAGTTCGGCTACTGGGTCTTCGAGGGCGACTGGCAGGCCGCGCAGCGCCCGTCCTGGAACTACCGCGCGGAGGACGGCGGCGGCATCGTCGTCGACATGTTCCCGCACTGGGAGTACGTGCTGCACGAGCTCTTCGGGCGCGTGAAGTCCGTGCAGGCCATCGCCACCACCCACATCCCGCAGCGCTGGGACGAGAACGACAAGCCCTACGACGCCACGGCCGACGACGCCGCCTACGGCATCTTCGAGCTCGACGGCGGCGCCATCGCCCAGATCAACTCCTCCTGGGCCGTGCGCGTCAACCGCGACGAACTGGTCGAGTTCCAGGTCGACGGCACGGAGGGCTCCGCGGTCGCGGGCCTGCGCAACTGCCGCGTCCAGCACCGCTCCCTCACTCCCAAGCCGGTCTGGAACCCGGACATCCCGGCCACCTACTCCTTCCGCGACCAGTGGCAGGAGGTCCCGGACAACACCGAGTTCGACAACGGCTTCAAGGCCCAGTGGGAGCTGTTCCTCAGGCACGTCTACGCCGACGCCCCCTACCACTGGGACCTCCTCGCCGGCGCCCGCGGCGTGCAGCTCGCCGAGCTGGGCCTGAAGTCCTCGGCCGAGGGCCGCCGTCTCGACGTACCGGAGATCCAGCCGTGA
- a CDS encoding gas vesicle protein K: MTSPADRPSPDRLREVAQAAHRAFSLLPASPDDMASPSAGRSAARRLHADPDTVERDLVKLVLTIVELLRQLMERQAMHRVDEGNLTEDQEERLGLTLMLLHDRMTELCDRYDLTLEDLNLDLGPLGTLLPPP; the protein is encoded by the coding sequence GTGACGAGCCCGGCTGACCGACCGTCCCCCGACCGGCTGCGCGAGGTCGCGCAGGCCGCTCACCGAGCGTTCTCGCTGCTGCCCGCGAGCCCGGACGACATGGCGTCACCATCCGCTGGACGGTCCGCCGCCCGCCGCCTCCACGCCGACCCCGACACCGTGGAGCGCGACCTGGTCAAACTGGTCCTGACCATCGTCGAACTCCTGCGCCAGCTGATGGAGCGCCAGGCCATGCACCGCGTCGACGAGGGCAACCTGACCGAGGACCAGGAGGAACGCCTCGGCCTCACCCTGATGCTCCTCCACGACCGCATGACCGAACTCTGCGACCGCTACGACCTCACCCTGGAGGACCTCAACCTCGACCTGGGCCCGCTGGGCACCCTGCTCCCCCCGCCGTGA
- a CDS encoding gas vesicle protein, whose amino-acid sequence MTEYYDDDRPLAGRQVALIDLLDRLLSGGVVLTGDVVLSIADIDLVRISLRAVVIAIREQVEEQWAPVLQDRTPTEYGGHGDEPG is encoded by the coding sequence GTGACCGAGTACTACGACGACGACCGCCCCCTGGCCGGACGCCAGGTCGCGCTGATCGACCTGCTCGACCGCTTGCTGAGCGGCGGGGTGGTGCTCACCGGCGATGTCGTGCTGTCCATCGCGGACATCGACCTGGTACGGATCTCGTTGCGCGCGGTGGTGATCGCCATCCGCGAGCAGGTGGAGGAGCAGTGGGCGCCCGTGCTGCAGGACCGGACGCCCACGGAGTACGGCGGTCACGGTGACGAGCCCGGCTGA
- a CDS encoding sugar phosphate isomerase/epimerase family protein, producing MTELARFSINQMTVKQLSMPELVDTCRELGVAGVGLWREPVQAYGLEATAKLVRDAGLAVTTLCRGGFFTATNPAERAAALDDNRRAVDEAATLGTEVLVLVSGGLPAGSKDLHGARERIADALAVLGPYAEDHGVKLAIEPLHPMYASDRCVVSTLTQALDLAERFPAHQVGVTVDTYHIWWDDSAPAQIARAGAGGRIHTFQLADWTTPLPEGVLNGRGQIGDGAIDMREWLGYVEAAGYTGAIEVELFNDELWARDGREVLAETAARFVEHVG from the coding sequence GTGACAGAGCTCGCGCGTTTCTCCATCAACCAGATGACGGTCAAGCAGCTGTCGATGCCGGAACTGGTCGACACCTGCCGCGAGTTGGGCGTCGCGGGCGTCGGCCTGTGGCGGGAGCCCGTCCAGGCGTACGGCCTGGAGGCGACGGCCAAGCTGGTCCGGGACGCCGGTCTGGCCGTCACCACCCTGTGCCGGGGAGGCTTCTTCACGGCGACAAACCCGGCGGAGCGTGCGGCGGCCCTGGACGACAACCGCCGCGCAGTCGACGAGGCGGCGACGCTGGGCACGGAAGTACTGGTCTTGGTGTCCGGCGGCCTGCCGGCCGGCTCCAAGGACCTGCACGGCGCCCGGGAACGGATCGCGGACGCACTGGCGGTGCTCGGCCCCTACGCCGAGGACCACGGCGTGAAACTGGCGATCGAGCCGCTGCACCCGATGTACGCCTCGGACCGCTGCGTGGTCTCGACCCTGACCCAGGCCCTGGACCTCGCGGAACGCTTCCCGGCCCACCAGGTCGGCGTCACGGTCGACACGTACCACATCTGGTGGGACGACAGCGCGCCCGCACAGATCGCCCGGGCGGGCGCGGGTGGCCGTATCCACACCTTCCAACTCGCGGACTGGACCACCCCGTTGCCCGAGGGTGTGCTCAACGGGCGTGGTCAGATCGGGGACGGGGCGATCGACATGCGGGAGTGGCTCGGGTACGTGGAGGCGGCGGGCTACACCGGCGCCATCGAGGTCGAGCTGTTCAACGACGAGCTGTGGGCGCGGGACGGGCGCGAGGTGCTGGCTGAGACGGCGGCGCGGTTCGTGGAGCACGTGGGATAG
- a CDS encoding dihydrofolate reductase family protein, which translates to MRIAISEFISLDGVVQAPGGPQEDTDGGFAHGGWSHPYFDAEVLGGAFDAGMQRAEALLFGRRTWQTMAAAWPERAGDPFADRMNSIKKYVVSGTLTDADLTWNNTTLVPGAEAVARVRELRETEGGDLAMMGSPTLVRTLIQEGLVDELQLVVMPVLLGGGKSIFPQDGGKRPLELVSTTAAKTGAQVCVYRPATEG; encoded by the coding sequence ATGCGCATCGCCATCTCCGAGTTCATCAGCCTCGACGGTGTCGTCCAGGCCCCCGGCGGTCCCCAGGAGGACACTGACGGCGGGTTCGCGCACGGCGGCTGGTCGCATCCGTACTTCGACGCCGAGGTCCTGGGCGGGGCCTTCGACGCGGGGATGCAGAGGGCCGAGGCACTGCTCTTCGGGCGCCGTACCTGGCAGACGATGGCTGCGGCGTGGCCGGAGCGGGCCGGGGATCCCTTCGCCGACCGGATGAACTCGATCAAGAAGTACGTCGTCTCCGGCACCCTCACCGATGCCGACCTGACCTGGAACAACACCACCCTCGTCCCCGGCGCCGAGGCCGTCGCCCGGGTGCGGGAGCTGCGCGAGACCGAGGGCGGCGACCTGGCGATGATGGGCAGCCCCACCCTCGTGCGGACCCTCATCCAGGAGGGGCTGGTCGACGAGCTGCAGCTCGTCGTGATGCCGGTGCTGCTCGGCGGCGGGAAGTCGATCTTCCCGCAGGACGGGGGGAAGCGGCCGCTGGAACTCGTCTCCACCACCGCCGCCAAGACCGGCGCACAGGTCTGCGTCTACCGGCCCGCCACCGAGGGCTAG
- a CDS encoding gas vesicle protein, with protein sequence MTEPVPSRSTSPALSPYGGGGGSSANLADILERVLDKGIVIVGDIKINLLDIELLTIKLRLLVASVDKAKEIGIDWWEHDPALSSRADQRHNLKEQNERLREEVEELRRKVEKSEKAEKVEKAESAGELPERGSGGRRRSRAAEREPTAEPRRTKRRKDDSKDDSEDRES encoded by the coding sequence GTGACCGAGCCCGTCCCCAGCCGCTCCACATCCCCGGCGCTGTCTCCGTACGGCGGCGGCGGGGGATCCAGCGCGAACCTCGCCGACATCCTTGAACGCGTGCTCGACAAGGGCATCGTCATCGTCGGAGACATCAAGATCAACCTGCTCGACATCGAGCTGCTCACCATCAAGCTCCGCCTCCTGGTGGCCTCGGTCGACAAGGCCAAGGAGATCGGCATCGACTGGTGGGAGCACGACCCCGCGCTGTCCTCCCGAGCCGACCAGCGGCACAACCTGAAGGAGCAGAACGAGCGCCTGCGCGAGGAGGTGGAGGAGCTGCGCCGCAAAGTGGAGAAGTCCGAGAAAGCCGAGAAGGTCGAGAAGGCAGAGTCCGCGGGCGAGTTGCCCGAACGCGGCTCGGGCGGTCGCCGCCGGTCGCGTGCGGCGGAGCGCGAGCCCACCGCCGAACCGCGACGCACCAAGCGCAGGAAGGACGACTCCAAGGACGACTCCGAGGACCGGGAGTCATGA
- a CDS encoding bifunctional helix-turn-helix transcriptional regulator/GNAT family N-acetyltransferase, which produces MTVHDIRAFNRFYTNVIGALDYSRHLYAPYTLTESRVLYELAHSPRTDAADLRAELSLDAGYLSRILNKFEQDGLIERTPSREDPRRRRVTLTARGRETGKLLEERATESVGSLLATVPAAERPRLAEAMTTVRTILSEGRPPRREDVLLREPGPGDLGWIVQRNAALYAAEYGWNADYEGLVARIVADFAEDHDPHLERVWIAELDGRPVGCVMCVRDEAPATARLRLLLVEPDARGLGIGDRLVTAVVDFARGVGYRDLVLWTNDVLGAARRLYQRHGFVLSAEKPHRSFGKDLTGQDWRLDLHGTQE; this is translated from the coding sequence ATGACCGTGCATGACATCCGCGCCTTCAACCGCTTCTACACCAACGTCATCGGTGCCCTCGACTACAGCCGCCACCTGTACGCCCCGTACACCCTCACCGAGTCCCGCGTCCTGTACGAGCTCGCGCACTCCCCGCGTACGGACGCGGCCGACCTGCGGGCCGAACTCTCCCTGGACGCGGGGTATCTGAGCCGGATCCTGAACAAGTTCGAGCAGGACGGGCTCATCGAACGCACCCCCTCCCGGGAGGACCCCCGGCGCCGGCGCGTCACGCTCACCGCGCGCGGCCGGGAGACCGGCAAGCTGCTGGAGGAACGGGCGACCGAATCGGTCGGCTCCCTGCTGGCGACCGTGCCGGCCGCCGAACGGCCGCGTCTCGCCGAGGCGATGACGACCGTCCGTACGATCCTGTCCGAGGGCCGCCCTCCCCGCCGCGAGGACGTCCTGCTGCGCGAGCCCGGCCCCGGCGACCTCGGCTGGATCGTGCAGCGCAACGCCGCGCTGTACGCCGCCGAGTACGGCTGGAACGCCGACTACGAGGGCCTGGTGGCGAGGATCGTCGCCGACTTCGCGGAGGATCACGACCCGCATCTGGAGCGGGTGTGGATCGCCGAGCTGGACGGCCGCCCGGTCGGCTGCGTGATGTGCGTACGCGACGAGGCGCCCGCCACGGCCCGGCTCCGTCTGCTGCTGGTCGAGCCCGACGCGCGCGGCCTCGGCATCGGCGACCGGCTCGTGACGGCCGTCGTCGACTTCGCGCGCGGCGTCGGCTACCGCGACCTCGTCCTGTGGACCAACGACGTCCTGGGCGCCGCCCGCCGCCTCTACCAGCGCCACGGCTTCGTCCTGTCCGCGGAGAAACCCCACCGCTCCTTCGGCAAGGACCTGACCGGGCAGGACTGGCGACTGGATCTCCACGGCACGCAGGAGTGA
- a CDS encoding DUF4389 domain-containing protein, with product MTTDWEDQRTAHGPEGGEWLPVLDIPAAARQRRWTVLLRWLLLLPQFVVVCLLSIAAFFVTIVGWFAALFTGRLPDAIFSFLGSVLVYRTRVGASAMLLVDRYPPFSFSAPDHPVQIELRATPLNRLAVFFRLILMIPAAIINNLVQAGWFTVSWVFWLIGIVLGRLPAPVFAATAAVARYQMRFTAYVTMLTPAYPKRLFGDERTPQDAVRSGTRPLLLDTTATVLVVLFLLLGLAGHVVSSAVDYDDHDQETAGVTAPASVPAR from the coding sequence ATGACGACGGACTGGGAGGATCAGCGGACCGCTCACGGTCCCGAGGGCGGTGAGTGGCTGCCCGTCCTCGACATCCCCGCTGCCGCACGGCAGCGCCGCTGGACCGTCCTGCTGCGCTGGCTGCTGCTCCTGCCGCAGTTCGTGGTGGTCTGCCTGCTCTCGATCGCGGCGTTCTTCGTGACCATCGTCGGATGGTTCGCCGCCCTGTTCACGGGACGGCTGCCGGACGCGATCTTCTCCTTCCTCGGCTCCGTCCTCGTCTACCGCACGCGGGTCGGGGCGAGCGCGATGCTGCTGGTCGACCGCTATCCGCCGTTCTCGTTCTCGGCTCCCGACCACCCCGTGCAGATCGAACTGCGCGCCACGCCTCTGAATCGGCTCGCGGTGTTCTTCCGCCTGATCCTGATGATCCCGGCAGCGATCATCAACAACCTCGTGCAGGCGGGCTGGTTCACGGTCAGCTGGGTGTTCTGGCTCATCGGCATCGTGCTGGGACGGCTGCCCGCGCCGGTCTTCGCCGCCACGGCCGCCGTCGCCCGCTACCAGATGCGTTTCACCGCGTACGTCACGATGCTGACCCCCGCCTATCCCAAGCGGTTGTTCGGCGACGAGCGGACCCCACAGGACGCGGTCCGCTCCGGCACCCGGCCGCTGCTCCTGGACACCACGGCCACGGTCCTCGTCGTGCTCTTCCTGCTGCTCGGCCTGGCCGGCCATGTCGTCAGCAGCGCCGTGGACTACGACGACCACGACCAGGAGACTGCCGGCGTGACGGCCCCGGCTTCGGTGCCCGCACGCTGA